One window from the genome of Actinomycetes bacterium encodes:
- a CDS encoding response regulator transcription factor: MARVFLADCQPLFNEALEALIERDGRNDVVGSGSTAAQVVGAVGRLRPDLVVVDADLALVSRPTLVETVLDQLPETRVMLLTQEIDLELLLAAIRSGAVGVVGKKSGTRTVLRAVQAALDGEGVVPRAMLPELFRRLLDLGERATDSPLNRLSPREREVLALLGRGWNNARIGRELFISPHTVRTHVQNILQKLEMHSKLEAATFAMQRDLAPRTLTPDLNGSRAFQR, from the coding sequence ATGGCTCGGGTTTTCCTGGCGGACTGCCAGCCGCTGTTCAACGAGGCGCTTGAGGCGCTGATCGAGCGCGACGGGCGCAACGACGTCGTGGGCTCTGGCTCGACGGCCGCACAGGTCGTGGGCGCGGTCGGGCGGCTGCGGCCCGACCTGGTCGTGGTCGACGCCGACCTCGCGCTGGTCTCGCGACCGACGCTGGTCGAGACCGTCCTCGACCAGCTGCCCGAGACCAGGGTCATGCTGCTGACCCAGGAGATCGACCTCGAGCTGCTGCTGGCCGCCATCCGGTCGGGCGCGGTCGGTGTGGTGGGCAAGAAGAGCGGCACCCGGACGGTGCTGCGCGCGGTCCAGGCCGCGCTCGACGGCGAGGGCGTGGTCCCCAGGGCTATGCTGCCGGAGCTGTTCCGGCGCCTGCTCGACCTCGGCGAGCGGGCCACCGACTCGCCGCTGAACCGGCTGTCGCCTCGGGAGCGCGAGGTGCTCGCCCTGCTCGGCCGCGGCTGGAACAACGCGCGCATCGGCCGCGAGCTGTTCATCAGCCCCCACACGGTCCGCACCCACGTGCAGAACATCCTGCAGAAGCTCGAGATGCACTCGAAGCTCGAAGCGGCGACCTTCGCGATGCAGCGCGACCTCGCGCCGCGCACGCTCACCCCCGACCTGAACGGAAGCCGCGCCTTCCAGCGCTGA
- a CDS encoding response regulator transcription factor — protein sequence MITLVLADDHQVFAEGLSMVLDAQDDLRVLGVAADGAEALALIDLHAPGVLLLDAHMPRTDVAGVLREVKERAPGTKVLVLSADTSDDTVAGVIEAGADGFLAKDTSSPQVAAVIRKLADGHEGPVTSATPPRPARDPAVELLVRTLSTREREILGYLAAGYSSRRIAEHCFLSLNTVRTHVQNVLVKLGVHSKLEAVAFALEHQVVPVADAPTPSWSASRRA from the coding sequence ATGATCACGCTGGTCCTGGCCGACGACCACCAGGTCTTCGCCGAGGGTCTCAGCATGGTGCTCGACGCCCAGGACGACCTGCGTGTCCTCGGGGTGGCGGCGGACGGCGCCGAGGCGCTGGCCCTGATCGACCTGCACGCGCCGGGCGTGCTGCTGCTGGACGCGCACATGCCGCGGACCGACGTCGCCGGCGTCCTCCGCGAAGTCAAGGAACGCGCCCCGGGCACCAAGGTCCTGGTGCTGTCGGCAGACACCTCCGACGACACGGTGGCGGGGGTGATCGAGGCCGGGGCCGACGGCTTCCTCGCCAAGGACACCTCGAGCCCGCAGGTCGCGGCCGTGATCCGCAAGCTCGCGGACGGCCACGAGGGCCCGGTCACCTCGGCCACCCCACCCCGGCCTGCCCGCGACCCGGCTGTCGAGCTGCTGGTGCGGACGCTGAGCACCCGGGAGCGCGAGATCCTCGGCTACCTGGCCGCCGGGTACTCCAGCCGCAGGATCGCCGAGCACTGCTTCCTGTCGCTCAACACGGTCCGCACCCACGTCCAGAACGTGCTCGTCAAGCTCGGGGTCCACTCAAAGCTCGAGGCGGTCGCGTTCGCCCTCGAGCACCAGGTGGTGCCGGTCGCCGACGCGCCCACGCCGAGCTGGTCGGCCAGCCGGCGGGCCTGA
- a CDS encoding HAMP domain-containing sensor histidine kinase, which translates to MHWNDDDHAVEPLALLAHEVMRRLAAVRVLTEAIQLTAGRGDDPRPLAERLAGEVGDLEQLGRHVLDAHRQERRDDADVLAIAAQAAETVRAGAPAVVRVEGAGPLWARTNAVLLRQALENLIENAHRHGGGTPVEVVVRRSSGGVEVLVMDRGPGMGKAGLRRDGNGLGLALVRRFVEETGSGMLTASRAGGGTVVRLELPAAGRQAVGSRANALATAESEREAG; encoded by the coding sequence ATGCACTGGAATGATGACGACCACGCGGTAGAGCCGCTGGCACTGCTCGCCCACGAGGTCATGCGCCGCCTGGCCGCTGTCCGCGTTCTCACCGAGGCCATCCAGCTGACCGCGGGCAGGGGCGACGATCCGCGCCCGCTCGCCGAGCGGCTCGCCGGTGAGGTCGGCGACCTCGAGCAGCTCGGCCGGCACGTGCTCGACGCCCATCGCCAGGAGCGGCGCGACGACGCCGACGTCCTGGCCATCGCCGCCCAGGCCGCCGAGACGGTCCGCGCCGGCGCGCCGGCCGTCGTGCGGGTCGAGGGCGCCGGGCCGCTGTGGGCCAGGACCAACGCGGTCCTGCTCCGCCAGGCCCTCGAGAACCTGATCGAGAACGCCCACCGCCACGGCGGCGGCACTCCGGTCGAGGTGGTCGTCCGGCGCTCGTCCGGCGGCGTCGAGGTCCTGGTGATGGACCGGGGTCCGGGGATGGGCAAGGCCGGGCTCCGGCGCGACGGCAACGGGCTTGGCCTCGCCTTGGTGCGCCGCTTCGTCGAGGAGACGGGCAGCGGCATGCTGACGGCCAGCCGGGCCGGGGGCGGCACCGTCGTCCGCCTCGAGCTGCCGGCCGCGGGCCGGCAGGCGGTGGGGTCGCGCGCGAACGCGCTGGCGACCGCGGAGAGCGAGCGGGAGGCGGGATGA
- a CDS encoding hemerythrin domain-containing protein: protein MDAVELLKQDHRAVEALFREFEEAGDQAYQTKRKLVEQISHELEVHTAIEEEIFYPAVQAKAPKEDREIVEEAYEEHHVVKVLLGELAGMEPDADGFDADGFDAKVTVLMENVRHHVEEEETELLPESEKLLGKERMDELGEKMARRKEQLESA, encoded by the coding sequence ATGGACGCTGTTGAGCTCCTCAAGCAGGACCACCGGGCCGTGGAAGCGTTGTTCCGCGAGTTCGAGGAGGCCGGGGACCAGGCATACCAGACCAAGCGGAAGCTGGTCGAGCAGATCAGTCACGAGCTCGAGGTCCACACCGCGATCGAGGAGGAGATCTTCTACCCGGCGGTCCAGGCCAAGGCCCCGAAGGAGGACCGGGAGATCGTCGAGGAGGCCTACGAGGAGCACCACGTGGTCAAGGTGCTGCTCGGGGAGCTGGCCGGCATGGAGCCCGACGCCGACGGGTTCGACGCCGACGGGTTCGACGCCAAGGTGACGGTCCTCATGGAGAACGTCCGGCATCATGTCGAGGAGGAGGAGACCGAGCTGCTCCCCGAGTCCGAGAAGCTCCTTGGCAAGGAGCGCATGGACGAGCTCGGCGAGAAGATGGCCAGGCGCAAGGAGCAGCTCGAGTCCGCCTGA